The proteins below are encoded in one region of Kazachstania africana CBS 2517 chromosome 6, complete genome:
- the PAT1 gene encoding deadenylation-dependent mRNA-decapping factor PAT1 (similar to Saccharomyces cerevisiae PAT1 (YCR077C); ancestral locus Anc_6.350) — protein MSFFGFDASLPNSEKVNSKKKKPLDFDETYKGLGDYELEENDYLNNETFGANVELGTDFDFGHGDSTPVSNPDVPHRSYVAAASTGMNVPQENLDTTIDLKPMESLWGGSGHNNQQVMQQPIQPAEPQILSMEEIERQQRQLQMNPSMQQQGGYVMPPPGFMQQQGPPGNMNNQFPNQFPPQFVPPGMPNQPQFQQIPQDFHQQMYQPPNQQFHPQQMNVPPFQHPQAIEQQQQQQPRPNIQSPQEIQPNQAIQQQPNEAMKSPSVEQEAMKSSVQQQHLQSRLSPQQHRPRTSSMSRQQHQQQRREPPSAEEQKRLQIRHAKVEKILKHSGLMTPRDKDFITRYQLSQIVTEDPYNEDFYFQVYKIIQRGGVVGESNKGLIARAYLEHSGHRLGGRYKRADIALQRMQSQVEKAVTVAKERPHKNALEINDLDKNSEHGRDGVLGKISSTLNSKAPRRQLQIPLKSANSNDNSTSSLGSPIQGNNMMNAATSGALEEVTESLGNVDINAKSRVRRRSSYAFTSVDQNSVLSRSGGRKFVLRLIETVYGEVLELEANLRSGKKIDNNKLWDALHIDDEAYEVCPFVSMLSFDKGVKIMPRIFNFLNKEQKLKLLQIFFSELSHLNIIIISSYKTNPTPSESQLKQIDLFQTVFLKIIVSFLSNNSNFIEIMGLLLHLIKNNNVSFISTSKIGLNLITVLISRAALIRQDSNRSNILSSPEISTWNEIYDKLFTSLESKLSLIFPPKEYTNKIISITNDPQFLQDDTELNLCYYDQAYIWQFLASLALSGKLNHQRIIIDEVRDEIFGTITLAESLKSVNSNDSTYRREKLYQDLNLFLNVMGLVSRDGEITELK, from the coding sequence ATGTCCTTTTTTGGTTTTGACGCATCTTTGCCAAACAGTGAAAAGGtcaattcaaaaaaaaaaaagcctttagattttgatgaaacttATAAAGGTTTAGGTGATTATgaacttgaagaaaatgattatttgaataatgagACCTTTGGTGCCAATGTAGAATTAGGTACGGACTTCGATTTTGGTCATGGTGATTCAACCCCTGTTTCTAATCCAGACGTTCCACATAGATCTTATGTCGCTGCTGCATCTACTGGTATGAATGTTCCACAGGAAAATTTAGACACCACTATAGATTTGAAACCAATGGAATCATTATGGGGTGGTAGCGGTCACAATAATCAACAAGTAATGCAACAACCAATTCAACCAGCGGAGCCtcaaattttatcaatggaagaaattgaaagacaACAACGTCAATTACAAATGAACCCTTCAATGCAACAACAAGGCGGTTACGTAATGCCTCCACCGGGTTTTATGCAACAACAAGGCCCCCCAGGAAACATGAACAACCAGTTCCCCAACCAATTCCCACCTCAATTTGTTCCACCTGGAATGCCAAATCAACCTCAATTCCAACAAATCCCTCAAGATTTCCACCAACAAATGTACCAACCACCAAACCAACAATTCCATCCACAGCAGATGAATGTGCCACCATTTCAACATCCTCAAGCAATTgaacaacaacagcaacaacaacctCGCCCAAATATTCAATCACCACAGGAGATTCAACCAAATCAAGCTATCCAGCAACAACCAAATGAAGCTATGAAATCTCCATCTGTTGAACAAGAAGCTATGAAATCATCTGTTCAACAACAACATTTACAATCTCGTCTATCTCCACAACAACATCGTCCTCGCACTAGCTCAATGTCTAGACAACAACACCAACAACAAAGAAGAGAACCACCATCTGcggaagaacaaaaaagaTTGCAAATTCGTCATGCTAAggttgaaaaaattttgaagcatTCTGGCTTGATGACTCCTCGTGATAAAGATTTCATTACACGTTATCAATTATCCCAAATTGTTACAGAAGATCCATACAATGAGGATTTTTACTTTCAAGTTTACAAGATTATCCAACGTGGTGGTGTTGTTGGTGAATCTAATAAAGGCTTGATTGCACGTGCCTATTTGGAGCATTCTGGTCACAGACTTGGTGGGAGATACAAACGTGCTGACATAGCTTTACAAAGAATGCAAAGTCAAGTTGAAAAAGCTGTTACGGTTGCTAAAGAGAGACCACACAAAAATGctcttgaaattaatgatcTAGATAAAAATTCAGAACATGGTCGTGATGGTGTTTTAGGTAAAATCTCTTCTACTTTGAATAGTAAGGCACCACGTAGACAATTGCAGATTCCTTTAAAATCTGCTAATTCTAATGATAACTCAACTTCTTCTCTTGGTTCTCCAATTCAAGGAAATAACATGATGAATGCTGCAACTTCTGGTGCCTTGGAAGAAGTTACTGAATCCTTAGGTAATGTGGACATCAACGCAAAGTCCAGAGTAAGAAGAAGATCTTCTTATGCATTTACTTCTGTGGATCAAAACTCTGTTCTTTCTAGATCGGGTGGTAGAAAGTTTGTGTTAAGATTAATCGAAACTGTTTATGGAGAAGTTTTAGAACTTGAAGCCAATCTAAGAAGTGGTAAGAAgattgataataataaattatgGGATGCTTTACATATTGACGATGAGGCTTACGAAGTTTGTCCATTTGTGTCAATGCTATCTTTCGATAAAGGTGTCAAAATTATGCcaagaattttcaatttcttaaaCAAGGagcaaaaattgaaattattgcagattttcttttcagaaTTATCACATCtgaatattatcattatcagtTCTTACAAGACTAACCCAACACCTTCTGAATCACAATTGAAGcaaattgatttattcCAAACCGTTTTCTTAAAGATTAtcgtttcatttttatcaaataattcgaactttattgaaatcatgGGTTTGTTATTGCATCTAATaaagaataataatgtTTCATTCATTTCTACGTCAAAAATTGGTTTGAATTTAATTACCGTATTAATATCTCGTGCAGCTCTTATTAGACAGGATTCTAATAGAagtaatattttatcatctCCTGAAATCTCTACGTGGAATGAAATTTATGATAAATTGTTTACTTCATTGGAAAGCAAattatcattgattttCCCACCAAAGGAATATACTAATAAGATAATTAGCATTACCAACGATCCGCAATTTTTACAAGATGATACCGAATTGAATCTATGTTATTATGATCAGGCCTACATATGGCAATTCTTGGCTTCATTGGCTTTAAGTGGTAAACTAAATCATCAACGTATCATAATTGATGAAGTCAGGGATGAAATCTTTGGTACAATAACTTTAGCAGAAAGTTTAAAGAGTGTCAACAGTAACGACTCAACATATAGACGTGAAAAGCTTtatcaagatttgaatttgttcTTGAACGTTATGGGATTAGTCTCTAGAGATGGCGAGATCACTGAATTGAAatga
- the FUB1 gene encoding Fub1p (similar to Saccharomyces cerevisiae YCR076C; ancestral locus Anc_6.349): MKAITSKLTLAVSLIIVALQSTNKNLEATNFVDDGTTVKTTLNYIESDGGSLQIVGLEMEKSRKCLISIIGHNDEVMGSKIFDYKDDLLISDDLKFPMEFDNFIATIDLDTITHTIIMKFNIIVPRNEAEEARNNRNEELQPPVLDTGKTTLEEQEVRSSTFKRPADMPGFEDEYEITEESRGVNPLPGLNINPGRGTGYGDVDLYPMGQRNPFNMGPNNPLGGQQGGMIFDPMGEGKHKGDQGRGPGWIPGAKFDHPFGRPSGDSSSGGSGGFFPGSSGGFF; encoded by the coding sequence ATGAAGGCTATCACAAGCAAGTTAACATTAGCTGTCTCATTGATTATAGTAGCACTACAAAGCACAAATAAGAATCTAGAAGCTACTAATTTCGTCGATGATGGTACTACTGTGAAAACTACCCTTAACTATATTGAATCTGATGGCGGCAGTTTGCAGATTGTGGGTCttgaaatggaaaagtCAAGGAAGTGTCTAATATCAATTATTGGGCATAATGATGAGGTTATGGGCTCAAAGATATTTGATTATAAGGATGATTTGTTGATTAGCGATGATTTGAAGTTTCCTAtggaatttgataattttatcGCCACAATTGATCTGGACACTATAACACATACAATCATCATgaaatttaatataataGTTCCTAGAAATGAAGCAGAAGAAGCCAGAAATAATagaaatgaagaattaCAACCTCCAGTGCTGGACACAGGGAAAACAACTCTTGAAGAACAGGAAGTAAGATCAAGCACTTTCAAGAGACCAGCTGATATGCCTggttttgaagatgaatatgaaattaCAGAGGAGTCCCGTGGAGTAAATCCATTACCAGGGCTAAATATTAATCCAGGAAGAGGGACCGGATATGGTGACGTTGATCTATATCCTATGGGCCAGAGGAATCCATTCAACATGGGGCCTAATAATCCTCTAGGAGGGCAGCAAGGCGGCATGATATTTGATCCAATGGGCGAAGGTAAGCACAAAGGGGATCAAGGCAGAGGACCGGGCTGGATACCTGGTGCTAAATTTGATCATCCATTTGGCAGGCCAAGTGGTGATAGTAGTAGTGGTGGCAGTGGTGGCTTTTTCCCTGGTTCATCTGGtggatttttttga
- the ERS1 gene encoding cystinosin-like protein ERS1 (similar to Saccharomyces cerevisiae ERS1 (YCR075C); ancestral locus Anc_6.346), with translation MDVSLDEVLGLVYVTAWSISMYVPLIANFKFRSTNALSIDFVILNTTGYFYLIYSVVLQVYYWQTETTSLLERPQVTKFDLWYCLHGFIINLVLLSQIYYGKLLWNFEKNTKRRMKSIYQKVLIISVSVFIFLTARFYYFQSTNFNNWSNELLLNYCNCLFLLKMSMSLIKYLPQVKYNFERKSLKGFAVQGVILDVVGGMASLAQLIIQLNKSHGLNMHTVATNFGKIGVALVTLFFNAIFISQWLIYEKITSKGTLV, from the coding sequence ATGGACGTTTCTTTAGATGAAGTGCTAGGGCTTGTTTACGTTACTGCATGGTCGATTTCCATGTACGTGCCCTTAATAGctaattttaaatttcgGTCAACCAATGCTCtatcaattgattttgttaTCTTAAACACAACTGGGTATTTTTATCTGATTTATTCAGTCGTTTTACAGGTCTATTACTGGCAAACGGAGACGACAAGTCTCTTGGAGAGACCGCAAgttacaaaatttgatcttTGGTATTGCCTACATGGATTTATTATAAATCTTGTCCTTTTATCCCAGATTTACTACGGTAAACTATTAtggaattttgaaaagaatacCAAGAGAAGAATGAAATCGATTTATCAGAAAGTTCTTATAATTTCAGTGTCAgtatttatttttctaaCCGCTCGATTTTATTACTTTCAATCCACTAACTTCAACAACTGGAGTAACGAATTACTGTTAAACTACTGCAATTGTCTGTTTCTCTTGAAAATGTCCATGTCACTAATTAAATATCTTCCCCAGGTTAAATATAACTTCGAAAGAAAATCTTTAAAAGGGTTTGCTGTGCAGGGGGTCATATTGGATGTTGTTGGAGGAATGGCATCGTTGGCTCAATTGATTATACAACTAAATAAATCACACGGTCTCAATATGCATACTGTAGCTACTAATTTCGGTAAAATAGGAGTGGCTCTTGTTACATTGTTCTTCAATGCAATCTTTATTTCACAATGGTTGATTTACGAAAAAATAACGTCGAAAGGCACTTTAGTGTAA
- the EGO2 gene encoding Ego2p (similar to Saccharomyces cerevisiae YNR034W-A and YCR075W-A; ancestral locus Anc_6.348) — MSRINDHLNNGLTTIPNTIGTILFDENNNLIQYSGIGEAKFQDIQKLCKVPLDKEGYAVVKDPDNDEIKIFIYKNDEKTLVTYTRPDELIH; from the coding sequence ATGTCTAGGATTAATGACCATTTAAATAATGGTTTAACCACGATACCAAATACAATTGGTACGATACTGTTTGATGAaaacaataatttgataCAATATTCTGGAATTGGTGAagcaaaatttcaagatattcaaaaattatgtaAAGTACCTCTAGATAAAGAGGGATATGCTGTAGTTAAAGATCCTGATAATGAcgaaataaaaatattcatctaTAAGAATGATGAGAAGACCCTGGTGACTTATACGAGGCCAGATGAGTTGATACATTga
- the SOL2 gene encoding Sol2p (similar to Saccharomyces cerevisiae SOL2 (YCR073W-A) and SOL1 (YNR034W); ancestral locus Anc_6.345), which produces MTTNVPRVYAFHELKDVAGAVADYVVHAQTAALNKDVNLTNQILTRDNSGKNITEVNGNLSGSSSVLSNTPESSGKYTHKRNHSRHRSKKLSVEPRFKIALSGGSLVQVLHDGLLTRTDIQWGKWDIFFADERLVPFESEESNFGQVKRKILDHIDIAKYGKPNVYHINETLIGSPQECADNYEKQLIKNFARRDSVKLPMFDLFLLGCAPDGHIASLFPNFQDNLREKYAWCIAVENAPSGPSSRISLTVPVICHSHRLAFVVEGSTKAPILKTIMERPEKGLPSSIVNEGAAGRVSWFVDDDALNDVFITKKKYKYRHPVPAMNE; this is translated from the coding sequence ATGACTACGAACGTTCCAAGAGTGTATGCCTTCCATGAATTGAAGGATGTTGCTGGTGCCGTGGCTGATTATGTCGTACATGCTCAGACGGCAGCTTTGAATAAAGACGTTAATTTGACAAACCAGATCCTAACCAGAGATAATTCTGGAAAGAATATAACAGAGGTGAATGGTAATCTTTCAGGCAGTTCGTCagttttatcaaatacTCCAGAATCAAGTGGGAAATATACGCACAAGCGAAATCATTCGAGGCATAGATCTAAGAAGCTTTCCGTAGAGCCCAGGTTCAAGATAGCATTGTCTGGTGGTTCTTTGGTACAAGTACTACATGATGGGCTATTGACTAGGACAGATATTCAGTGGGGGAAATGGGATATTTTCTTCGCTGATGAGAGACTGGTACCTTTTGAATCAGAAGAAAGTAATTTTGGTCAagttaaaagaaaaattttggaccACATTGATATTGCCAAATATGGGAAACCAAATGTGTACCATATAAATGAGACACTAATAGGGAGCCCACAGGAATGTGCTGATAACTACGAAAAGCAActaattaaaaattttgccaGGAGAGATTCTGTTAAATTACCCATGTTTGACCTTTTCCTATTAGGATGTGCTCCTGATGGACATATTGCATCattatttccaaattttcaagataatctaagagaaaaatatgcCTGGTGTATAGCAGTGGAGAATGCCCCATCTGGTCCATCGAGTAGAATCTCCTTAACCGTACCTGTGATTTGCCATTCACATAGACTAGCATTCGTTGTAGAAGGTTCTACAAAAGCTCCTATCCTAAAAACCATTATGGAGAGACCGGAGAAGGGGCTACCAAGTAGTATTGTTAACGAAGGTGCTGCTGGTCGTGTATCTTGGtttgttgatgatgatgcATTGAATGATGTCTTCATaacgaagaaaaaatataaataccGTCATCCAGTACCAGCTAtgaatgaataa